The Synchiropus splendidus isolate RoL2022-P1 chromosome 1, RoL_Sspl_1.0, whole genome shotgun sequence genome includes a window with the following:
- the hcar1-3 gene encoding hydroxycarboxylic acid receptor 2, whose protein sequence is MTSQMTGNATPPAPSGGCPPVGIQLEGLVLPPVLTVDVVLGLLGNAVAFWIFCFKLRSWNLNTIFLFNLVIADFLALVSLPLRIDALLRGYWVFGDGLCRVNLFLMFSNRSASIALMTVVAIYRYFKVVHPHHRFNRMTRRQAILLAALVWLLVISPRVPMLGYNHIKGSGNTTQCFFFTSYKEASRAIILLVGMHRVLTVLEFIIPMGMLTFCSVRISHFLKGRQMGDPRKVRKAMRVCVVIVIVFIVCFMPTTITTIGIWAVRSYRPWDCGAFYTFTQLNIVSLGLNFLNSALDPLVYVFSSSMFRRVVCRSLPAVLRCGPEETSESSQCTSQLELKSSSYGGQS, encoded by the exons ATGACATCACAGATGACAGGAAATGCCACTCCCCCAGCACCCAGTGGTGGTTGCCCCCCTGTAGGGATTCAGCTGGAGGGCCTGGTTCTGCCCCCGGTTCTAACCGTGGATGTAGTTCTGGGCCTGCTGGGGAATGCTGTGGCTTTTTGGATCTTCTGCTTCAAGCTGAGGTCCTGGAACCTGAACACCATTTTCCTGTTCAACCTTGTCATTGCTGACTTCCTGGCGTTGGTCAGTCTGCCACTGAGAATTGATGCCTTGCTCAGAGGCTACTGGGTGTTTGGCGATGGCTTGTGTCGCGTCAACCTGTTCTTGATGTTTTCCAACCGCTCAGCCAGCATTGCACTTATGACCGTGGTTGCCATTTACCGCTACTTCAAG GTGGTCCATCCTCACCATCGCTTCAACAGGATGACAAGGAGACAAGCAATTTTGTTGGCGGCGCTGGTCTGGCTGCTGGTCATCAGTCCTCGGGTCCCCATGTTAGGCTACAACCACATTAAGGGATCAGGAAACACCACCCAGtgtttcttcttcacctcctacAAGGAGGCTTCACGAGCCATTATCCTCCTGGTCGGCATGCACCGTGTCCTGACAGTTCTGGAATTCATCATCCCCATGGGAATGCTAACGTTCTGCTCTGTCCGGATCTCTCACTTCCTAAAGGGCCGACAGATGGGGGACCCTCGCAAGGTGCGAAAAGCCATGCGAGTGTGCGTGGTCATTGTTATCGTGTTCATAGTCTGCTTCATgcccaccaccatcaccaccatagGGATCTGGGCGGTCCGTTCATATCGGCCCTGGGACTGTGGGGCCTTCTACACCTTCACCCAGCTAAACATTGTGTCCCTGGGACTCAACTTTCTGAACTCCGCTCTGGACCCTCTGGTCTATGTCTTCTCCAGCTCCATGTTCAGGAGGGTGGTCTGCAGGTCACTGCCTGCGGTGCTGCGTTGTGGTCCAGAAGAGACCTCTGAATCATCTCAGTGCACCAGCCAGCTGGAGCTCAAGTCCTCCAGTTACGGAGGACAAAGCTGA
- the LOC128752587 gene encoding serine-rich coiled-coil domain-containing protein 2-like isoform X1 codes for MSTLVFPAAMPTMVSRLPKFGFRPKQPSSSICNGPIATSSPPKNGFYHHPGPAEGDGDNTTHTVSIKQNGFLRVPTSLSLKWKKERPNDEVTGHVVARHNQNRNNAQQEVRPPQKSLLVPQRRVEKPRGKSVAPTQPGRPSARSPLPGTRTHPGFTNKSNGLKSSSTQINESKQNSSGSYGIKAQGGSLLRPLQTKTPASRSQSSDNLRHALPPHLTESDRHRSLSLTQVRPQPSPPSSTVPIGQKGFQGPAAQHHYTTQKGREVKVPAKSGLRPPNTLKKALLPTLVSAPKTNGISYKLSRPSLNKPRPLRATSHGDQEVNKSQTLSTEASTETGAVSLDDTESSGTSTVPESHLDVSVVGDCRDMSLSSTSSLEQPETSPDLQDDLDQLGNDVALFLSTKNEEEDSGLDRSSTRFDDDKLSVNGVTMATGLSFLDDGLDWTDTSGTGETGVNPLSSLRRSSQDEQDQAGSSLDLSPSDSCGSGGTYMWDEEGLEPLGGATNATSHHIGSFDSDINSIEMMTGLDSADLEEDDLMLDTDLLEEDSLTTDGDGMTHMAEWRRRQLCWTQDVTNDNQCEKKDPVLEEDLILNLQPPRYTNLSTGSGLGLDVEELVEDCSSICCQLEYLKELLLQEKNAEEKVLTPDALIPGPTETTQAQVESLQQEVLQLKEELRSRDRTISQLMMKLSVPTATTRCRCQESRSDQQTQTTEKTESVGLQTSWKEQTVPPFPFLSPPWQYQRSRPYRIRARPGIPPHLARKREEKLVLYFSDTVWYSTFSFLSFIFLLCRPFVCKPLLTL; via the exons ATGTCCACTCTGGTGTTCCCTGCTGCGATGCCCACCATGGTCTCCAGGTTACCAAAGTTTGGCTTTCGGCCCAAACAACCATCATCGTCCATCTGTAATGGCCCCATTGCTACCAGCAGCCCACCAAAGAACGGATTTTACCACCACCCAGGTCCAGCTGAGGGTGATGGTGACAACACTACACACACCGTATCCATCAAGCAGAATGGCTTCCTCAGGGTCCCGACATCTTTGTCTCTGAAATGGAAGAAAGAACGGCCTAATGATGAAGTGACAGGACATGTAGTTGCAAGACACAACCAGAACCGGAATAATGCTCAACAGGAAGTCAGACCTCCACAAAAATCTCTGTTGGTCCCACAGCGTAGAGTTGAGAAACCCAGAGGAAAGAGTGTTGCCCCCACCCAGCCTGGAAGACCCTCGGCACGGTCACCACTGCCTGGTACCAGAACACATCCTGGCTTCACCAATAAATCCAATGGTTTGAAATCGTCTTCCACACAAATAAACGaatcaaaacaaaactccaGTGGATCCTATGGAATCAAAGCTCAGGGTGGGTCTTTGCTGAGGCCTCTTCAGACAAAAACGCCAGCTAGTCGCTCTCAGTCCAGTGACAACCTTCGTCATGCTTTGCCCCCCCATCTAACTGAAAGTGATCGACATCGCTCTCTAAGTCTGACACAGGTCCGGCCCCAGCCATCACCCCCTTCCTCTACAGTCCCTATTGGGCAAAAAGGTTTTCAAGGTCCAGCTGCTCAGCACCATTACACGACTCAGAAAGGAAGAGAAGTTAAAGTTCCTGCCAAGTCTGGGCTGCGTCCCCCTAACACCCTGAAGAAGGCCCTCCTTCCTACCCTTGTCTCTGCCCCTAAAACAAACGGCATTAGCTACAAACTGTCCCGTCCGTCTCTCAATAAACCTCGACCCCTCAGAGCAACGTCACATGGAGATCAAGAAGTCAACAAATCCCAGACACTCTCGACGGAGGCATCAACTGAGACGGGTGCAG TCTCCCTGGATGATACGGAGTCCTCTGGTACCTCAACAGTTCCAGAATCTCACCTGGATGTGTCTGTGGTCGGGGACTGTCGGGACATGTCTCTGTCTTCCACCTCTTCTCTGGAGCAGCCAGAAACCAGCCCTGATCTGCAGGATGATCTGGACCAGTTGG GCAATGACGTCGCACTTTTTCTCTCCACCAAAAATGAAGAGGAGGACTCGGGTCTGGACCGATCCAGCACCAGGTTCGACGATGACAAGCTTTCAGTTAATGGTGTTACCATGGCTACTGGACTCAGTTTTCTGGAtgatggactggactggactgacaCTTCTGGCACCG GTGAAACTGGTGTGAACCCACTCTCCAGCCTACGAAGGTCCAGTCAGGATGAGCAAGACCAG GCGGGGTCGTCCCTGGACCTGTCTCCCTCTGACAGCTGTGGATCAGGGGGAACCTATATGTGGGATGAGGAAGGCCTGGAGCCACTAGGGGGCGCCACCAACGCCACCAGTCATCACATCGGAAGCTTTGACTCTGACATTAATAGCATC GAGATGATGACAGGCCTGGACTCTGCAGACCTTGAGGAAGATGACTTGATGCTGGATACAgatctgctggaggaggacTCTCTGACTACAG ACGGAGATGGAATGACCCACATGGCAGAGTGGAGGCGGAGACAACTCTGTTGGACGCAGGATGTTACCAATGACAACCAGTG TGAGAAGAAAGACCCAGTGCTGGAAGAAGACCTGATCCTGAACTTGCAGCCTCCGAG ATATACTAATCTCTCCACTGGTtctggtcttggtctggatgtggaggagttGGTCGAAGATTGTTCCTCAATTTGCTGTCAGTTGGAGTATCTCAAAGAATTATTGCTGCAG GAGAAGAATGCAGAAGAAAAAGTCCTGACACCTGACGCCCTGATTCCAGGACCGACAGAGACAACTCAGGCCCAA GTGGAGTCTCTCCAGCAGGAGGTGCTGCAGCTCAAAGAAGAGTTGCGGAGTCGTGACAGAACCATCAGTCAGCTGATGATGAAACTG TCTGTTCCCACTGCGACCACAAGATGTCGATGTCAGGAGTCAAGATCAGATCAACAGACACAGACGACTGAGAAGACCGAGAGTGTTGGCTTGCAGACATCTTGGAAAGAGCAGACG GTTCCTCCCTTCCCCTTCTTATCTCCTCCCTGGCAGTATCAGAGGTCCAGACCATACAGGATTCGGGCCAGGCCCGGTATCCCTCCTCACCTTGCGCGGAAGA GAGAGGAGAAGCTGGTCCTTTACTTCAGCGACACTGTCTGGTACAGTACCTTTTCTTTTCTcagcttcatcttcctcctttgTCGTCCATTTGTTTGCAAGCCCTTATTGACTCTGTGA
- the LOC128752587 gene encoding serine-rich coiled-coil domain-containing protein 2-like isoform X4 encodes MSTLVFPAAMPTMVSRLPKFGFRPKQPSSSICNGPIATSSPPKNGFYHHPGPAEGDGDNTTHTVSIKQNGFLRVPTSLSLKWKKERPNDEVTGHVVARHNQNRNNAQQEVRPPQKSLLVPQRRVEKPRGKSVAPTQPGRPSARSPLPGTRTHPGFTNKSNGLKSSSTQINESKQNSSGSYGIKAQGGSLLRPLQTKTPASRSQSSDNLRHALPPHLTESDRHRSLSLTQVRPQPSPPSSTVPIGQKGFQGPAAQHHYTTQKGREVKVPAKSGLRPPNTLKKALLPTLVSAPKTNGISYKLSRPSLNKPRPLRATSHGDQEVNKSQTLSTEASTETGAVSLDDTESSGTSTVPESHLDVSVVGDCRDMSLSSTSSLEQPETSPDLQDDLDQLGNDVALFLSTKNEEEDSGLDRSSTRFDDDKLSVNGVTMATGLSFLDDGLDWTDTSGTGETGVNPLSSLRRSSQDEQDQAGSSLDLSPSDSCGSGGTYMWDEEGLEPLGGATNATSHHIGSFDSDINSIEMMTGLDSADLEEDDLMLDTDLLEEDSLTTDGDGMTHMAEWRRRQLCWTQDVTNDNQCEKKDPVLEEDLILNLQPPRYTNLSTGSGLGLDVEELVEDCSSICCQLEYLKELLLQEKNAEEKVLTPDALIPGPTETTQAQVESLQQEVLQLKEELRSRDRTISQLMMKLSVPTATTRCRCQESRSDQQTQTTEKTESVGLQTSWKEQTVPPFPFLSPPWQYQRSRPYRIRARPGIPPHLARKISGT; translated from the exons ATGTCCACTCTGGTGTTCCCTGCTGCGATGCCCACCATGGTCTCCAGGTTACCAAAGTTTGGCTTTCGGCCCAAACAACCATCATCGTCCATCTGTAATGGCCCCATTGCTACCAGCAGCCCACCAAAGAACGGATTTTACCACCACCCAGGTCCAGCTGAGGGTGATGGTGACAACACTACACACACCGTATCCATCAAGCAGAATGGCTTCCTCAGGGTCCCGACATCTTTGTCTCTGAAATGGAAGAAAGAACGGCCTAATGATGAAGTGACAGGACATGTAGTTGCAAGACACAACCAGAACCGGAATAATGCTCAACAGGAAGTCAGACCTCCACAAAAATCTCTGTTGGTCCCACAGCGTAGAGTTGAGAAACCCAGAGGAAAGAGTGTTGCCCCCACCCAGCCTGGAAGACCCTCGGCACGGTCACCACTGCCTGGTACCAGAACACATCCTGGCTTCACCAATAAATCCAATGGTTTGAAATCGTCTTCCACACAAATAAACGaatcaaaacaaaactccaGTGGATCCTATGGAATCAAAGCTCAGGGTGGGTCTTTGCTGAGGCCTCTTCAGACAAAAACGCCAGCTAGTCGCTCTCAGTCCAGTGACAACCTTCGTCATGCTTTGCCCCCCCATCTAACTGAAAGTGATCGACATCGCTCTCTAAGTCTGACACAGGTCCGGCCCCAGCCATCACCCCCTTCCTCTACAGTCCCTATTGGGCAAAAAGGTTTTCAAGGTCCAGCTGCTCAGCACCATTACACGACTCAGAAAGGAAGAGAAGTTAAAGTTCCTGCCAAGTCTGGGCTGCGTCCCCCTAACACCCTGAAGAAGGCCCTCCTTCCTACCCTTGTCTCTGCCCCTAAAACAAACGGCATTAGCTACAAACTGTCCCGTCCGTCTCTCAATAAACCTCGACCCCTCAGAGCAACGTCACATGGAGATCAAGAAGTCAACAAATCCCAGACACTCTCGACGGAGGCATCAACTGAGACGGGTGCAG TCTCCCTGGATGATACGGAGTCCTCTGGTACCTCAACAGTTCCAGAATCTCACCTGGATGTGTCTGTGGTCGGGGACTGTCGGGACATGTCTCTGTCTTCCACCTCTTCTCTGGAGCAGCCAGAAACCAGCCCTGATCTGCAGGATGATCTGGACCAGTTGG GCAATGACGTCGCACTTTTTCTCTCCACCAAAAATGAAGAGGAGGACTCGGGTCTGGACCGATCCAGCACCAGGTTCGACGATGACAAGCTTTCAGTTAATGGTGTTACCATGGCTACTGGACTCAGTTTTCTGGAtgatggactggactggactgacaCTTCTGGCACCG GTGAAACTGGTGTGAACCCACTCTCCAGCCTACGAAGGTCCAGTCAGGATGAGCAAGACCAG GCGGGGTCGTCCCTGGACCTGTCTCCCTCTGACAGCTGTGGATCAGGGGGAACCTATATGTGGGATGAGGAAGGCCTGGAGCCACTAGGGGGCGCCACCAACGCCACCAGTCATCACATCGGAAGCTTTGACTCTGACATTAATAGCATC GAGATGATGACAGGCCTGGACTCTGCAGACCTTGAGGAAGATGACTTGATGCTGGATACAgatctgctggaggaggacTCTCTGACTACAG ACGGAGATGGAATGACCCACATGGCAGAGTGGAGGCGGAGACAACTCTGTTGGACGCAGGATGTTACCAATGACAACCAGTG TGAGAAGAAAGACCCAGTGCTGGAAGAAGACCTGATCCTGAACTTGCAGCCTCCGAG ATATACTAATCTCTCCACTGGTtctggtcttggtctggatgtggaggagttGGTCGAAGATTGTTCCTCAATTTGCTGTCAGTTGGAGTATCTCAAAGAATTATTGCTGCAG GAGAAGAATGCAGAAGAAAAAGTCCTGACACCTGACGCCCTGATTCCAGGACCGACAGAGACAACTCAGGCCCAA GTGGAGTCTCTCCAGCAGGAGGTGCTGCAGCTCAAAGAAGAGTTGCGGAGTCGTGACAGAACCATCAGTCAGCTGATGATGAAACTG TCTGTTCCCACTGCGACCACAAGATGTCGATGTCAGGAGTCAAGATCAGATCAACAGACACAGACGACTGAGAAGACCGAGAGTGTTGGCTTGCAGACATCTTGGAAAGAGCAGACG GTTCCTCCCTTCCCCTTCTTATCTCCTCCCTGGCAGTATCAGAGGTCCAGACCATACAGGATTCGGGCCAGGCCCGGTATCCCTCCTCACCTTGCGCGGAAGA TCTCAGGTACTTAA
- the LOC128752587 gene encoding serine-rich coiled-coil domain-containing protein 2-like isoform X2, whose translation MSTLVFPAAMPTMVSRLPKFGFRPKQPSSSICNGPIATSSPPKNGFYHHPGPAEGDGDNTTHTVSIKQNGFLRVPTSLSLKWKKERPNDEVTGHVVARHNQNRNNAQQEVRPPQKSLLVPQRRVEKPRGKSVAPTQPGRPSARSPLPGTRTHPGFTNKSNGLKSSSTQINESKQNSSGSYGIKAQGGSLLRPLQTKTPASRSQSSDNLRHALPPHLTESDRHRSLSLTQVRPQPSPPSSTVPIGQKGFQGPAAQHHYTTQKGREVKVPAKSGLRPPNTLKKALLPTLVSAPKTNGISYKLSRPSLNKPRPLRATSHGDQEVNKSQTLSTEASTETGAVSLDDTESSGTSTVPESHLDVSVVGDCRDMSLSSTSSLEQPETSPDLQDDLDQLGNDVALFLSTKNEEEDSGLDRSSTRFDDDKLSVNGVTMATGLSFLDDGLDWTDTSGTGETGVNPLSSLRRSSQDEQDQAGSSLDLSPSDSCGSGGTYMWDEEGLEPLGGATNATSHHIGSFDSDINSIEMMTGLDSADLEEDDLMLDTDLLEEDSLTTDGDGMTHMAEWRRRQLCWTQDVTNDNQCEKKDPVLEEDLILNLQPPRYTNLSTGSGLGLDVEELVEDCSSICCQLEYLKELLLQEKNAEEKVLTPDALIPGPTETTQAQVESLQQEVLQLKEELRSRDRTISQLMMKLSVPTATTRCRCQESRSDQQTQTTEKTESVGLQTSWKEQTSQVLKSSDTDSVKVQAPTGQNSNQKRSLLQPSKNHLFLSKRSISSDSPSKAKLTHHKSAPPGLGNCSLFRPSR comes from the exons ATGTCCACTCTGGTGTTCCCTGCTGCGATGCCCACCATGGTCTCCAGGTTACCAAAGTTTGGCTTTCGGCCCAAACAACCATCATCGTCCATCTGTAATGGCCCCATTGCTACCAGCAGCCCACCAAAGAACGGATTTTACCACCACCCAGGTCCAGCTGAGGGTGATGGTGACAACACTACACACACCGTATCCATCAAGCAGAATGGCTTCCTCAGGGTCCCGACATCTTTGTCTCTGAAATGGAAGAAAGAACGGCCTAATGATGAAGTGACAGGACATGTAGTTGCAAGACACAACCAGAACCGGAATAATGCTCAACAGGAAGTCAGACCTCCACAAAAATCTCTGTTGGTCCCACAGCGTAGAGTTGAGAAACCCAGAGGAAAGAGTGTTGCCCCCACCCAGCCTGGAAGACCCTCGGCACGGTCACCACTGCCTGGTACCAGAACACATCCTGGCTTCACCAATAAATCCAATGGTTTGAAATCGTCTTCCACACAAATAAACGaatcaaaacaaaactccaGTGGATCCTATGGAATCAAAGCTCAGGGTGGGTCTTTGCTGAGGCCTCTTCAGACAAAAACGCCAGCTAGTCGCTCTCAGTCCAGTGACAACCTTCGTCATGCTTTGCCCCCCCATCTAACTGAAAGTGATCGACATCGCTCTCTAAGTCTGACACAGGTCCGGCCCCAGCCATCACCCCCTTCCTCTACAGTCCCTATTGGGCAAAAAGGTTTTCAAGGTCCAGCTGCTCAGCACCATTACACGACTCAGAAAGGAAGAGAAGTTAAAGTTCCTGCCAAGTCTGGGCTGCGTCCCCCTAACACCCTGAAGAAGGCCCTCCTTCCTACCCTTGTCTCTGCCCCTAAAACAAACGGCATTAGCTACAAACTGTCCCGTCCGTCTCTCAATAAACCTCGACCCCTCAGAGCAACGTCACATGGAGATCAAGAAGTCAACAAATCCCAGACACTCTCGACGGAGGCATCAACTGAGACGGGTGCAG TCTCCCTGGATGATACGGAGTCCTCTGGTACCTCAACAGTTCCAGAATCTCACCTGGATGTGTCTGTGGTCGGGGACTGTCGGGACATGTCTCTGTCTTCCACCTCTTCTCTGGAGCAGCCAGAAACCAGCCCTGATCTGCAGGATGATCTGGACCAGTTGG GCAATGACGTCGCACTTTTTCTCTCCACCAAAAATGAAGAGGAGGACTCGGGTCTGGACCGATCCAGCACCAGGTTCGACGATGACAAGCTTTCAGTTAATGGTGTTACCATGGCTACTGGACTCAGTTTTCTGGAtgatggactggactggactgacaCTTCTGGCACCG GTGAAACTGGTGTGAACCCACTCTCCAGCCTACGAAGGTCCAGTCAGGATGAGCAAGACCAG GCGGGGTCGTCCCTGGACCTGTCTCCCTCTGACAGCTGTGGATCAGGGGGAACCTATATGTGGGATGAGGAAGGCCTGGAGCCACTAGGGGGCGCCACCAACGCCACCAGTCATCACATCGGAAGCTTTGACTCTGACATTAATAGCATC GAGATGATGACAGGCCTGGACTCTGCAGACCTTGAGGAAGATGACTTGATGCTGGATACAgatctgctggaggaggacTCTCTGACTACAG ACGGAGATGGAATGACCCACATGGCAGAGTGGAGGCGGAGACAACTCTGTTGGACGCAGGATGTTACCAATGACAACCAGTG TGAGAAGAAAGACCCAGTGCTGGAAGAAGACCTGATCCTGAACTTGCAGCCTCCGAG ATATACTAATCTCTCCACTGGTtctggtcttggtctggatgtggaggagttGGTCGAAGATTGTTCCTCAATTTGCTGTCAGTTGGAGTATCTCAAAGAATTATTGCTGCAG GAGAAGAATGCAGAAGAAAAAGTCCTGACACCTGACGCCCTGATTCCAGGACCGACAGAGACAACTCAGGCCCAA GTGGAGTCTCTCCAGCAGGAGGTGCTGCAGCTCAAAGAAGAGTTGCGGAGTCGTGACAGAACCATCAGTCAGCTGATGATGAAACTG TCTGTTCCCACTGCGACCACAAGATGTCGATGTCAGGAGTCAAGATCAGATCAACAGACACAGACGACTGAGAAGACCGAGAGTGTTGGCTTGCAGACATCTTGGAAAGAGCAGACG TCTCAGGTACTTAAGTCCTCAGACACGGACTCAGTGAAGGTCCAGGCTCCGACCGGCCAGAATTCTAACCAGAAGAGGAGTCTTCTTCAGCCCTCCAAGAatcacctcttcctctccaaGAGGTCCATTTCCTCAGACTCTCCTTCGAAGGCCAAACTGACCCACCACAAGTCGGCTCCCCCCGGCTTGGGCAACTGCTCTCTCTTCAGGCCGAGTAGGTAA
- the LOC128752587 gene encoding serine-rich coiled-coil domain-containing protein 2-like isoform X3: protein MSTLVFPAAMPTMVSRLPKFGFRPKQPSSSICNGPIATSSPPKNGFYHHPGPAEGDGDNTTHTVSIKQNGFLRVPTSLSLKWKKERPNDEVTGHVVARHNQNRNNAQQEVRPPQKSLLVPQRRVEKPRGKSVAPTQPGRPSARSPLPGTRTHPGFTNKSNGLKSSSTQINESKQNSSGSYGIKAQGGSLLRPLQTKTPASRSQSSDNLRHALPPHLTESDRHRSLSLTQVRPQPSPPSSTVPIGQKGFQGPAAQHHYTTQKGREVKVPAKSGLRPPNTLKKALLPTLVSAPKTNGISYKLSRPSLNKPRPLRATSHGDQEVNKSQTLSTEASTETGAVSLDDTESSGTSTVPESHLDVSVVGDCRDMSLSSTSSLEQPETSPDLQDDLDQLGNDVALFLSTKNEEEDSGLDRSSTRFDDDKLSVNGVTMATGLSFLDDGLDWTDTSGTGETGVNPLSSLRRSSQDEQDQAGSSLDLSPSDSCGSGGTYMWDEEGLEPLGGATNATSHHIGSFDSDINSIEMMTGLDSADLEEDDLMLDTDLLEEDSLTTDGDGMTHMAEWRRRQLCWTQDVTNDNQCEKKDPVLEEDLILNLQPPRYTNLSTGSGLGLDVEELVEDCSSICCQLEYLKELLLQEKNAEEKVLTPDALIPGPTETTQAQVESLQQEVLQLKEELRSRDRTISQLMMKLSVPTATTRCRCQESRSDQQTQTTEKTESVGLQTSWKEQTVPPFPFLSPPWQYQRSRPYRIRARPGIPPHLARKREEKLVLYFSDTVCLRYLSPQTRTQ from the exons ATGTCCACTCTGGTGTTCCCTGCTGCGATGCCCACCATGGTCTCCAGGTTACCAAAGTTTGGCTTTCGGCCCAAACAACCATCATCGTCCATCTGTAATGGCCCCATTGCTACCAGCAGCCCACCAAAGAACGGATTTTACCACCACCCAGGTCCAGCTGAGGGTGATGGTGACAACACTACACACACCGTATCCATCAAGCAGAATGGCTTCCTCAGGGTCCCGACATCTTTGTCTCTGAAATGGAAGAAAGAACGGCCTAATGATGAAGTGACAGGACATGTAGTTGCAAGACACAACCAGAACCGGAATAATGCTCAACAGGAAGTCAGACCTCCACAAAAATCTCTGTTGGTCCCACAGCGTAGAGTTGAGAAACCCAGAGGAAAGAGTGTTGCCCCCACCCAGCCTGGAAGACCCTCGGCACGGTCACCACTGCCTGGTACCAGAACACATCCTGGCTTCACCAATAAATCCAATGGTTTGAAATCGTCTTCCACACAAATAAACGaatcaaaacaaaactccaGTGGATCCTATGGAATCAAAGCTCAGGGTGGGTCTTTGCTGAGGCCTCTTCAGACAAAAACGCCAGCTAGTCGCTCTCAGTCCAGTGACAACCTTCGTCATGCTTTGCCCCCCCATCTAACTGAAAGTGATCGACATCGCTCTCTAAGTCTGACACAGGTCCGGCCCCAGCCATCACCCCCTTCCTCTACAGTCCCTATTGGGCAAAAAGGTTTTCAAGGTCCAGCTGCTCAGCACCATTACACGACTCAGAAAGGAAGAGAAGTTAAAGTTCCTGCCAAGTCTGGGCTGCGTCCCCCTAACACCCTGAAGAAGGCCCTCCTTCCTACCCTTGTCTCTGCCCCTAAAACAAACGGCATTAGCTACAAACTGTCCCGTCCGTCTCTCAATAAACCTCGACCCCTCAGAGCAACGTCACATGGAGATCAAGAAGTCAACAAATCCCAGACACTCTCGACGGAGGCATCAACTGAGACGGGTGCAG TCTCCCTGGATGATACGGAGTCCTCTGGTACCTCAACAGTTCCAGAATCTCACCTGGATGTGTCTGTGGTCGGGGACTGTCGGGACATGTCTCTGTCTTCCACCTCTTCTCTGGAGCAGCCAGAAACCAGCCCTGATCTGCAGGATGATCTGGACCAGTTGG GCAATGACGTCGCACTTTTTCTCTCCACCAAAAATGAAGAGGAGGACTCGGGTCTGGACCGATCCAGCACCAGGTTCGACGATGACAAGCTTTCAGTTAATGGTGTTACCATGGCTACTGGACTCAGTTTTCTGGAtgatggactggactggactgacaCTTCTGGCACCG GTGAAACTGGTGTGAACCCACTCTCCAGCCTACGAAGGTCCAGTCAGGATGAGCAAGACCAG GCGGGGTCGTCCCTGGACCTGTCTCCCTCTGACAGCTGTGGATCAGGGGGAACCTATATGTGGGATGAGGAAGGCCTGGAGCCACTAGGGGGCGCCACCAACGCCACCAGTCATCACATCGGAAGCTTTGACTCTGACATTAATAGCATC GAGATGATGACAGGCCTGGACTCTGCAGACCTTGAGGAAGATGACTTGATGCTGGATACAgatctgctggaggaggacTCTCTGACTACAG ACGGAGATGGAATGACCCACATGGCAGAGTGGAGGCGGAGACAACTCTGTTGGACGCAGGATGTTACCAATGACAACCAGTG TGAGAAGAAAGACCCAGTGCTGGAAGAAGACCTGATCCTGAACTTGCAGCCTCCGAG ATATACTAATCTCTCCACTGGTtctggtcttggtctggatgtggaggagttGGTCGAAGATTGTTCCTCAATTTGCTGTCAGTTGGAGTATCTCAAAGAATTATTGCTGCAG GAGAAGAATGCAGAAGAAAAAGTCCTGACACCTGACGCCCTGATTCCAGGACCGACAGAGACAACTCAGGCCCAA GTGGAGTCTCTCCAGCAGGAGGTGCTGCAGCTCAAAGAAGAGTTGCGGAGTCGTGACAGAACCATCAGTCAGCTGATGATGAAACTG TCTGTTCCCACTGCGACCACAAGATGTCGATGTCAGGAGTCAAGATCAGATCAACAGACACAGACGACTGAGAAGACCGAGAGTGTTGGCTTGCAGACATCTTGGAAAGAGCAGACG GTTCCTCCCTTCCCCTTCTTATCTCCTCCCTGGCAGTATCAGAGGTCCAGACCATACAGGATTCGGGCCAGGCCCGGTATCCCTCCTCACCTTGCGCGGAAGA GAGAGGAGAAGCTGGTCCTTTACTTCAGCGACACTGTCTG TCTCAGGTACTTAAGTCCTCAGACACGGACTCAGTGA